In one window of Brassica rapa cultivar Chiifu-401-42 chromosome A07, CAAS_Brap_v3.01, whole genome shotgun sequence DNA:
- the LOC103830083 gene encoding two-component response regulator ARR9, giving the protein MVMAAEPQFHVLAVDDSLFDRKFIERLLQKASCQVTTVDSGYKALEFLGLREGFEINDPDAVSTSPVIHQEVEVNLIITDYCMPGMTGYDLLKKVKESSACKNIPVVIMSSENVPARISRCLEEGAEEFFLKPVRLADLNKLKPLMMKTKLKNQKLEEIEAPSKDESGTVAAVVEPEVKDLTEIGIKILPLQSEVEPKQVHLQVVQQEEQTMSNNKRKSVEEGLSTDRSRPRFEGITTAV; this is encoded by the exons ATGGTTATGGCAGCAGAACCGCAGTTTCATGTTTTAGCTGTTGATGATAGTTTATTCGACCGTAAATTTATAGAGAGATTGCTTCAAAAGGCTTCGTGTCAAG TGACAACTGTTGATTCAGGCTATAAGGCTTTAGAGTTTCTTGGTTTAAGAGAAGGTTTTGAGATTAACGACCCAGATGCAGTTTCTACATCTCCTGTGATTCACCAG GAAGTTGAAGTGAATCTTATAATTACAGATTATTGTATGCCAGGCATGACTGGTTATGATTTGCTCAAGAAAGTCAAG GAATCATCAGCTTGTAAGAACATACCAGTAGTAATAATGTCCTCTGAGAACGTTCCTGCAAGGATCAGCAG ATGTTTAGAAGAAGGAGCTGAGGAGTTTTTCTTGAAACCAGTAAGATTAGCTGATCTCAACAAGTTGAAACCTCTTATGATGAAAACAAAGTTGAAGAACCAGAAGCTGGAAGAGATTGAAGCACCTTCAAAAGACGAAAGTGGAACCGTAGCAGCAGTAGTTGAACCAGAGGTTAAAGATTTAACAGAAATCGGAATCAAAATCTTGCCTCTTCAGTCAGAAGTAGAACCGAAACAAGTACATTTGCAAGTAGTACAACAAGAGGAGCAAACAATGAGTAACAACAAGAGGAAGTCAGTGGAAGAAGGGCTCTCAACAGATAGATCACGTCCTAGATTTGAGGGTATCACAACCGCTGTCTGA
- the LOC103830085 gene encoding origin of replication complex subunit 5, with translation MTREESSKVTRRSTRFSSSVTNDNPEPNPSHPPTVADLTFGQESITLDALLSSFPGRRSQILDLIRLIGPLDSPALPVMVYGDASTGKTSVALQVFKHLNRPFVYSSCRTCCTPRLFFESILNQLLLHSKSSSNGYASAKRCDKPSDFVNLLKEALSGVVETLGSAKLERKLMGKMVYLIVDHVDLIKEWDKGAMILQFLFSLYSVLKMPQLGIILISGLPPDVYYSNMGYTDPMPVYFPEYSEEELRQIFLKNQVNKKLYSAFLDVALRPFCRVTRRVEELSTSLSSLFRKYCEPLDDLSISPNEDLKRRLYSNLRPHITSCLNEVFRVSGRPHDGDTRGERRQKASYSSEKGEELEILDFHMSTSAKYLLIAAFLASRNPATLDASMFDSTGGMDNRKRKRKASEKSMEKKEMAEQEAVMKGPGSFPLERLLAIFQCIASVGDSSLGEEEDEEGEEEATGYDKESNNMMSDILLQVASLCDANFMIKSGSCPLEGSIRYRSMVSEDLSLKVARSLSFPLSKYLYRR, from the exons ATGACGAGAGAGGAGAGTTCGAAAGTCACTCGAAGAAGCACTAGATTCTCATCTTCTGTAACCAATGACAACCCTGAACCCAACCCCTCCCACCCACCAACCGTCGCTGACCTCACGTTCGGACAAGAATCCATCACATTGGACGCCCTTCTCTCCAGTTTCCCAGGCAGACGCTCTCAGATTCTCGACCTGATCCGTCTCATTGGCCCCTTGGACTCCCCTGCTCTTCCAGTAATGGTCTACGGCGACGCTTCCACTGGCAAAACAAGTGTTGCTCTTCAGGTGTTCAAGCATCTCAACCGCCCTTTCGTCTACTCAAGCTGCCGTACGTGTTGCACTCCCCGTCTCTTCTTCGAGTCGATTCTGAATCAGTTGCTGCTGCATAGCAAGTCTTCTTCAAATGGGTACGCTAGTGCAAAACGATGTGACAAGCCATCTGACTTTGTGAATTTACTTAAAGAAGCGCTTAGTGGTGTGGTGGAGACTCTAGGCTCTGCAAAGCTGGAGAGGAAACTTATGGGGAAGATGGTGTACTTGATAGTTGATCATGTGGATCTTATCAAAGAGTGGGACAAAGGGGCAATGATTCTGCAGTTTCTTTTCAGTTTGTATTCAGTTCTGAAGATGCCTCAGCTTGGTATTATACTCATCAGTGGATTGCCACCGGATGTGTATTACTCAAACATGGGATACACTGACCCTATGCCTGTTTATTTCCCTGAGTATTCTGAAGAGGAGCTTCGTCAGATCTTCTTGAAAAATCAAGTTAACAAGAAGTTGTACTCCGCGTTTCTCGA TGTTGCATTGAGACCTTTCTGTAGAGTCACAAGGAGAGTTGAAGAGCTTTCCACTTCCTTGTCATCATTGTTCAGAAAGTATTGTGAACCACTTGATGATTTATCGATTTCGCCTAATGAAGATCTGAAGAGAAGGCTGTATAGCAATCTTAGACCGCATATTACTTCTTGTTTGAATGAGGTATTCAGGGTCTCAGGTCGCCCTCATGATGGTGACACCAGAGGCGAGAGAAGGCAGAAAGCCAGCTACAGTTCTGAGAAAGGTGAAGAACTTGAGATCTTGGACTTCCATATGTCTACTTCAGCAAAGTACCTTCTCATTGCGGCGTTCCTAGCTTCGAGAAACCCAGCAACGTTAGATGCCTCGATGTTTGACTCCACAGGAGGCATGGATAATCGTAAAAGAAAGCGCAA GGCATCTGAGAAATCGATGGAGAAGAAGGAAATGGCAGAGCAGGAAGCAGTGATGAAAGGGCCTGGAAGCTTTCCACTAGAGAGACTATTGGCGATATTCCAGTGCATTGCCTCTGTAGGAGACTCTTCATTAGGcgaggaggaagatgaagaaggagaagaagaagctacGGGTTACGACAAGGAGAGTAACAACATGATGTCTGACATTCTGCTTCAAGTGGCGAGTCTTTGTGATGCAAACTTTATGATCAAAAGCGGAAGTTGCCCGTTAGAAGGTTCTATTAGGTACCGTTCTATGGTGTCTGAAGATCTGTCTCTAAAG GTTGCTAGAAGCCTCAGCTTTCCACTGTCCAAGTACTTGTATAGAAGATAA
- the LOC103831387 gene encoding uncharacterized protein LOC103831387, whose translation MASHLDNALLQLSIEEDEEPFVLPDHPEYYSTGRNALSLVGRLLNPQCQDMADLILNMPRKWKLYGRVRGVALTREKFQFIFTHEHDMLDVLNKGVHTHNLWPIVLERWVEKPPEDYLQFIMVWVQMRNIPINHYTKKALWSLGDFAGQVVEVAFDPDKPQIKEYVRVLVRFDVSKPLRRAKKVTTPGGDTVNILYDYERIQKRCYTCQRLTHEQLSCPIYRSTKMLNEKSSGSSAESMSQEINEVLEESDPLFGLIPDHLLGFDALSGKPKIAKEVMEDMRLYLRAAEGAERLAREERVKKSFGDLENDPVGQKTFLRLEPPPSVTKILDKGKGHVYDFGAQEVKTPRPDKLMANAISAGTKTLQSGKVVSAMPLLMVHSDSSLPEFSAQSSTGYSAGSFVTSASGTPIKKPKGRRRPGTFIRKANGKGTLKADANRGSKFGEGVFTDSKRKAKEDVEPSQSSARFKKPFVVPIEGPSNI comes from the coding sequence ATGGCTTCTCACCTGGACAACGCGCTTCTTCAACTCTcgattgaagaagatgaagaaccctTTGTGCTTCCTGATCATCCGGAGTATTACTCAACGGGTAGGAACGCACTTAGCTTGGTGGGCAGATTATTAAACCCTCAGTGTCAGGATATGGCAGATTTGATTCTCAACATGCCTCGGAAGTGGAAGTTGTATGGTAGAGTGAGAGGAGTGGCTCTCACCCGTGAAAAGTTCCAGTTTATTTTTACTCACGAGCATGATATGCTTGACGTTCTTAACAAAGGCGTTCACACTCACAATCTGTGGCCCATCGTCTTGGAAAGATGGGTTGAGAAACCTCCTGAAGATTATCTTCAGTTTATCATGGTATGGGTTCAGATGAGGAACATCCCGATAAACCACTACACGAAGAAAGCCTTATGGTCCTTAGGAGATTTTGCGGGTCAAGTAGTGGAGGTTGCTTTTGATCCAGACAAGCCGCAAATCAAAGAGTATGTAAGGGTGCTTGTACGTTTCGATGTTTCAAAACCTCTCCGAAGAGCCAAGAAAGTAACAACGCCGGGTGGTGACACTGTGAACATCCTGTATGATTATGAAAGGATTCAGAAACGGTGTTATACGTGTCAGCGACTAACTCATGAACAACTTTCGTGCCCTATCTATAGGAGTACAAAGATGTTGAATGAGAAATCATCAGGATCATCTGCAGAGAGTATGTCTCAGGAGATCAATGAGGTTTTAGAGGAATCTGATCCGCTGTTTGGACTTATTCCAGATCATCTCTTAGGTTTTGATGCTTTGTCTGGAAAACCTAAGATTGCTAAGGAAGTTATGGAGGATATGCGACTTTACTTGCGAGCTGCTGAAGGTGCAGAGAGATTAGCAAGAGAAGAAAGAGTTAAGAAGTCTTTTGGTGATTTGGAGAATGATCCAGTTGGTCAGAAGACTTTCTTAAGATTAGAGCCTCCTCCGTCTGTCACTAAGATTCTGGATAAAGGAAAGGGTCATGTCTATGATTTCGGAGCTCAAGAGGTGAAGACTCCTAGACCTGATAAGCTGATGGCAAATGCTATTTCTGCGGGAACCAAAACTCTTCAATCTGGAAAAGTGGTATCTGCCATGCCTCTCTTGATGGTTCATTCTGATTCTAGTCTCCCTGAATTTTCTGCTCAGAGTTCAACGGGTTATAGTGCTGGTTCTTTCGTAACCAGTGCTTCCGGGACTCCGATAAAGAAACCTAAGGGTAGGCGAAGACCTGGTACTTTCATCAGAAAGGCTAATGGCAAGGGTACATTAAAGGCAGATGCGAACAGAGGTTCTAAGTTTGGAGAAGGTGTCTTCACTGATTCGAAGAGGAAAGCAAAGGAAGATGTCGAGCCATCTCAAAGCTCTGCAAGGTTTAAGAAACCATTTGTGGTCCCAATTGAGGGACCGTCCAATATCTAA
- the LOC117126851 gene encoding uncharacterized protein LOC117126851 produces MSMISWNCQGLGRAQDLVIPRLREMRKDHFPDLLFLMETKHNRDDLVDLQTWLGYDRVMTVNPIGYSGGLALMWKNSVQIDFKFVDKHLVDCYVKFGKECFFVSCIYGEPVKNNRPKLWERLSRIGAYRKEPWCMVGDFNEIRNNDEKIGGPRRSEASFQGFNDMLQIADMSELPSTGNCFTWGGQRGTLSIQSKLDRSFGNKSWFQLFPASNQVFMDKRGSDHRPVLVKFFSSSDPYRGSFRFDGRFLHKRGVQEEIKKALLTDHPLFETKVSDRLRRCRKALSNWKKKENINSRDKIKQLQCALELEQSSLHPSTSRIYFLKSELVQAYRDEELFWKQRCKDKWAIKGDLNTKYYHASVKANRARKRIIKLIDAYGQEQFSEAAKGEVASEYFSKLFKSTSNGDFTSLFEGFTRRVSDGMNEDLARDVSKEEVKDAVFSINASSAPGPDGMTGLFFQRYWNTVGDQVTKEVREFFVTGLFPVEWNYTHLCLIPKIDDPVLMSDLRPISLCSVLYKIISKILVSRLKPLLPVIVSSSQSVLLKRG; encoded by the coding sequence ATGTCTATGATCAGTTGGAATTGCCAGGGCTTGGGCCGTGCACAAGACCTAGTCATTCCAAGACTACGGGAGATGCGCAAAGATCATTTCCCGGACCTTTTGTTTTTGATGGAGACTAAACACAACAGAGATGACTTGGTGGATCTACAGACATGGCTAGGCTATGATAGGGTTATGACAGTTAATCCTATTGGGTACAGCGGAGGCTTAGCATTGATGTGGAAAAACTCTGTACAAATTGATTTCAAGTTTGTAGATAAACACTTGGTGGACTGCTATGTAAAGTTTGGGAAGGAATGTTTTTTTGTATCTTGTATATATGGTGAACCGGTTAAGAATAATAGACCGAAGCTATGGGAAAGACTATCGCGCATTGGAGCTTATCGGAAAGAACCATGGTGTATGGTTGGTGATTTTAACGAAATAAGAAACAATGACGAGAAGATCGGAGGCCCTAGACGAAGTGAGGCTTCTTTTCAAGGTTTTAATGATATGCTTCAGATTGCTGATATGTCGGAACTGCCAAGCACAGGGAATTGCTTCACGTGGGGCGGTCAGCGAGGAACCTTATCTATTCAATCTAAATTGGACAGGAGCTTCGGAAACAAGAGTTGGTTTCAGCTTTTTCCTGCCTCCAATCAGGTTTTCATGGATAAACGGGGTTCGGATCACAGGCCAGTTCTGGTCAAATTCTTCTCCTCTTCTGATCCCTACAGAGGAAGCTTTCGTTTTGATGGGAGATTTTTACATAAGCGTGGTGTGCAAGAAGAAATCAAGAAAGCTTTGTTAACAGATCATCCTCTTTTCGAAACCAAGGTATCAGACAGATTGAGGAGATGTAGAAAAGCGCTGAGTAAttggaagaagaaagaaaacatCAATTCTCGTGATAAGATCAAGCAGCTTCAATGTGCCTTGGAGTTGGAGCAATCTTCTTTGCATCCCTCAACATCGAGAATTTATTTTCTCAAATCTGAACTTGTCCAGGCTTATAGAGACGAGGAATTGTTTTGGAAGCAGAGATGCAAGGATAAATGGGCTATCAAGGGGGATCTAAACACCAAATACTATCATGCTTCAGTGAAAGCAAACAGAGCAAGGAAAAGGATCATTAAACTAATTGATGCCTATGGTCAAGAACAATTCTCTGAAGCTGCTAAAGGGGAAGTTGCTTCTGAATATTTCTCCAAATTATTCAAATCAACTTCCAATGGTGATTTCACTAGTCTATTTGAAGGTTTCACTAGACGCGTTTCTGATGGTATGAATGAGGATCTTGCCAGAGATGTCAGTAAAGAAGAGGTTAAGGATGCGGTCTTCTCTATCAATGCAAGCAGTGCCCCTGGTCCGGATGGGATGACCGGTCTTTTCTTCCAAAGATATTGGAATACGGTTGGAGACCAAGTTACAAAGGAGGTTCGTGAATTTTTCGTAACAGGCTTGTTTCCTGTTGAATGGAATTACACGCATCTCTGCCTAATTCCAAAGATTGATGATCCTGTTCTTATGTCGGATTTGAGACCTATAAGCTTGTGCTCGGTTCTATATAAGATTATCTCGAAGATTTTGGTTTCCAGACTCAAACCTCTCCTACCTGTCATTGTCTCTTCTTCCCAATCGGTCTTGTTGAAGAGAGGCTAA
- the LOC103830086 gene encoding regulatory protein NPR6 translates to MTSSVEESLSLDYLNLLINGQAFSDVTFSVEGRLVHAHRCILAARSLFFRKFFYGSDLPQTGTSSASGARVASVGGVVPVNSVSYEVFLLLLQFLYSGQVSLVPHKHESRSNCGDRGCWHTQCTAAVDLSLDILAAARYFGVEQLALLTQKHLTSMVEKASIEDVMKVLIASRKQDMHQLWTTCSYLVSKSGLPTEILAKHLPIELLGKVEELRLKSSIPLRSLMPHQHDQNSALNLEDQKIKRMRRALDSSDFELVKLMVMGEGLNLDESLALFYAVENCSREVVKALLELGAADVNHPAGPTRKTALHIAAEMVSPDMVAVLLDHHADPTVQTVDGITPLDILRTLTSDFLFKGTIHGLTHIEPNKLRLCLELVQSAAMVISREEGNNNNNVNNTVIYPRMKDKRVKGSSLDSRLVYLNRGATNPDFGDEHGNQTEETSLHHHHYHDPSTMYHHHHHHHF, encoded by the exons ATGACTAGTAGTGTCGAGGAATCTCTGTCGTTAGATTACCTAAACCTTTTAATCAACGGTCAAGCTTTCTCTGACGTCACTTTCAGCGTCGAAGGCCGTCTGGTCCACGCTCACCGCTGCATCCTTGCTGCACGTAGCCTCTTCTTCCGCAAATTTTTCTACGGATCTGATCTTCCACAAACAGGAACCAGTTCAGCTTCAGGAGCCAGAGTGGCCTCAGTGGGAGGAGTCGTACCGGTTAACTCTGTAAGTTACGAAGTTTTCTTGCTTCTACTTCAGTTCTTATACAGTGGTCAAGTCTCACTCGTACCGCATAAGCACGAGTCAAGATCAAACTGTGGAGATAGAGGATGTTGGCACACGCAGTGCACTGCAGCCGTTGATCTCTCCTTAGATATCTTAGCTGCCGCTCGTTATTTTGGAGTTGAGCAGCTCGCGTTGCTTACTCAG AAACATTTGACAAGCATGGTGGAGAAAGCCTCCATTGAAGACGTGATGAAAGTACTAATAGCTTCAAGAAAGCAAGACATGCATCAGTTATGGACCACATGCTCCTACCTAGTCTCCAAATCTGGTCTTCCAACAGAGATTCTAGCCAAACATCTCCCAATCGAACTCTTAGGCAAGGTTGAGGAGCTTCGTCTCAAATCATCCATACCTCTACGTTCTCTAATGCCTCACCAACATGACCAAAACTCGGCTCTAAACCTAGAGGACCAGAAGATCAAGAGGATGAGACGAGCATTAGACTCCTCGGATTTTGAGCTAGTAAAGCTTATGGTTATGGGAGAAGGACTCAATCTAGACGAGTCATTAGCTTTGTTTTACGCGGTGGAGAATTGTAGTAGAGAGGTTGTGAAGGCACTTCTTGAGCTTGGAGCAGCTGATGTGAACCATCCGGCAGGTCCCACCAGGAAAACCGCACTCCACATCGCAGCAGAGATGGTCTCTCCGGATATGGTGGCCGTGTTACTTGACCACCATGCTGATCCAACCGTTCAGACAGTTGATGGTATCACTCCTCTTGACATCCTTAGAACCCTAACTTCAGATTTTTTGTTTAAGGGGACAATTCATGGATTGACTCACATTGAGCCTAATAAGCTCAGACTTTGTCTCGAGCTGGTCCAGTCTGCTGCAATGGTGATTTCTCGAGAAGAAGGGAACAATAACAATAACGTTAACAACACCGTGATCTACCCTAGGATGAAAGACAAACGGGTAAAGGGGAGTAGTTTGGATTCAAGATTGGTTTATCTTAATCGTGGAGCTACAAATCCGGATTTTGGAGATGAACATGGCAATCAGACGGAAGAAACGAGCctgcatcatcatcattatcatgaCCCGTCAACGatgtatcatcatcatcaccaccaccacttcTAG
- the LOC103830087 gene encoding triacylglycerol lipase SDP1L has protein sequence MDISNEASVDPFSIGPTGIIGRTIAFRVLLCKSTTTLRHKLFRFLVCFYGGARSFLSPCVSWLHPRNPQGILAMVTTMAFMLNRYTSLKAKAEMAYRRKFWRNMMTAALTHEEWSHAAKMLDKETPKMNETDLFDVELVRNKLEELKHRRHENSLRDIIFCMRADLVRNLGNMCNPELHKGRLQVPKLIKEYIDEVSTQLRMVCDTDTEELSLEEKLSFMHETRHAFGRTALLLSGGASLGAFHLGVVKTLVEHKLLPRIIAGSSVGSVMCAVVGTRSWPELQSFFEGSWHALQFFDQMGGIFTIAKRVMTQGAVHEIRHLQWKLRNLTNNLTFQEAYDMTGRILGITVCSPRKHEPPRCLNYLTSPHVVIWSAVTASCAFPGLFEAQELMAKDRTGEIVPYHPIFNPEETSGASVRRWRDGSLEMDLPMIQLKELFNVNHFIVSQANPHIAPFLRMKEFVRACGGRFAAKLAQLMEMEVKHRCNQVLELGLPLREVAKLFAQEWEGDVTIVMPATISQYLKIIQNPSNVEIQKAANQGRRCTWEKLAVIKANFGIELALDECVAVLNHMRRIKRTARRAAAAASASVSVSSSSQHPLPVGPTRFSASRRIPSWNCIARENSAGSVDDDVLAEAALLYQQLVVHRGGNCNSSHDGDSPEAGDWTRSGGPLERTTSAQMFMDYVQNLDGADPGVDLNGDASSRSITVAEGDYLQTGRTHNGFVLNLVRGESLRRNNQDVEDRQNVDEAPECVQLDSPEKDIDRGSSASEDGDAEVETVVDTNLSQHHE, from the exons ATGGATATAAGCAACGAGGCAAGCGTGGATCCGTTCTCAATAGGACCCACGGGTATCATCGGAAGAACAATAGCCTTTCGTGTCCTGCTCTGCAAATCAACGACTACGCTCAGACACAAACTGTTCAGATTCCTCGTGTGTTTCTACGGAGGAGCTAGATCTTTTCTATCACCGTGTGTGTCCTGGCTACACCCGAGAAACCCACAAGGGATATTAGCTATGGTGACAACGATGGCCTTTATGTTGAACCGCTACACAAGCTTAAAAGCAAAGGCTGAGATGGCTTACAGGAGGAAGTTCTGGAGGAACATGATGACAGCTGCATTGACTCATGAGGAATGGTCTCACGCCGCCAAGATGCTTGATAAAGAGACTCCCAAGATGAACGAGACCGATCTTTTCGATGTGGAGCTCGTGAGGAACAAGCTCGAGGAGCTTAAGCATAGACGTCACGAGAATTCTCTGAGAGACATTATCTTCTGCATGAGAGCTGATCTTGTGAGGAACCTCGGTAACATGTGTAACCCTGAGCTTCACAAAGGAAGGCTTCAGGTTCCGAAACTCATCAAGGAGTATATAGACGAGGTCTCTACGCAGCTTAGGATGGTTTGTGATACGGACACTGAAGAGCTTTCTCTCGAGgagaaactatctttcatgCACGAGACGAGGCACGCGTTTGGAAGAACGGCTCTTCTTCTAAGCGGAGGAGCTTCTCTCGGTGCGTTCCATCTCGGTGTGGTTAAGACCCTTGTGGAACACAAGCTGTTGCCGAGGATTATAGCCGGTTCAAGCGTGGGGTCGGTGATGTGTGCGGTCGTGGGGACAAGGTCGTGGCCTGAGTTACAAAGCTTCTTTGAAGGCTCGTGGCACGCGTTGCAGTTCTTTGATCAGATGGGAGGGATCTTCACTATTGCGAAACGTGTGATGACTCAAGGTGCGGTTCATGAGATCAGACATTTGCAATGGAAGCTGAGGAACCTCACCAACAATCTCACGTTCCAAGAGGCTTACGACATGACAGGACGGATTCTTGGGATAACGGTTTGTTCCCCGAGGAAGCACGAGCCGCCTAGATGCCTTAACTATCTGACTTCTCCTCATGTGGTGATATGGAGTGCAGTGACTGCATCTTGTGCCTTTCCAGGTCTTTTTGAGGCTCAGGAACTCATGGCTAAAGACAGAACTGGTGAGATTGTTCCTTATCACCCAATATTTAATCCTGAAGAGACCTCAGGAGCATCGGTTAGGCGATGGAGAGACGGTAGTTTGGAGATGGACTTACCGATGATTCAACTCAAAGAGCTTTTTAATGTTAACCATTTCATTGTGAGTCAAGCTAACCCTCACATCGCACCTTTCTTGAGGATGAAGGAGTTTGTGAGAGCTTGTGGAGGCAGATTTGCAGCAAAG CTTGCTCAACTTATGGAGATGGAAGTGAAGCATAGATGTAATCAAGTACTAGAGCTCGGGTTGCCTCTGAGAGAAGTAGCTAAGCTGTTTGCTCAAGAGTGGGAAGGGGATGTCACTATCGTCATGCCCGCCACTATTTCTCAG TACTTGAAGATCATACAGAACCCATCCAACGTAGAGATTCAAAAGGCAGCAAACCAAGGAAGGAGATGCACCTGGGAGAAGCTCGCCGTCATCAAAGCAAACTTCGGCATCGAACTCGCCCTCGACGAGTGCGTCGCCGTCCTCAACCACATGCGCCGCATCAAACGCACCGCACGAAGAGCAGCCGCCGCCGCCTCCGCCTCCGTCTCCGTCTCATCCTCCTCCCAACATCCTCTACCCGTAGGCCCCACCAGATTCAGCGCCTCCAGAAGAATCCCTTCCTGGAACTGCATCGCGCGCGAGAACTCAGCCGGATCCGTCGACGACGACGTCCTCGCCGAAGCCGCGTTGCTCTACCAGCAACTCGTCGTCCACCGAGGCGGTAACTGCAACAGCTCGCACGACGGAGATTCCCCGGAGGCTGGAGACTGGACTAGGTCTGGTGGACCGTTGGAGAGGACCACGTCTGCTCAGATGTTCATGGACTACGTTCAGAACCTCGACGGTGCTGATCCGGGGGTTGATTTGAACGGAGACGCTTCTTCGAGGAGCATCACGGTGGCGGAAGGGGATTATCTGCAGACGGGGAGGACGCATAATGGATTCGTGTTGAATCTTGTTAGAGGGGAGAGTTTGAGGAGGAATAATCAAGATGTGGAGGATAGGCAAAACGTTGATGAAGCTCCCGAGTGCGTGCAACTTGATTCTCCGGAGAAGGATATCGATAGAGGTAGCTCGGCTTCGGAAGACGGAGACGCGGAGGTAGAGACGGTGGTGGATACGAATCTAAGCCAACACCACGAGTAA
- the LOC103830088 gene encoding H/ACA ribonucleoprotein complex subunit 4 codes for MTEVEEVPADTGDYMIKPQSFTPAIDTSQWPLLLKNYDLLNVRTGHYTPISSGHSPLKRPLIDYIRYGVINLDKPSNPSSHEVVAWIKRILRVEKTGHSGTLDPKVTGNLIVCIDRATRLVKSQQGAGKEYVCVARLHSAVPDVAKVARALESLTGAVFQRPPLISAVKRQLRIRTIYQSKLLEYDADRHLVVFWVSCEAGTYIRTMCVHLGLLLGVGGHMQELRRVRSGILGENDNMVTMHDVMDAQWMYDNYKDESYLRRVIMPLEVILTSYKRLVVKDSAVNAICYGAKLMIPGLLRFENDIDVGTEVVLMTTKGEAIAVGIAEMTTSVMATCDHGVVAKIKRVVMDRDTYPRKWGLGPRASMKKKLIADGKLDKHGKPNEKTPVEWSRNVVLPTGGDAMIAGAAAAPEKVVAVVEKVEAENGEVSKRKHKRDESSDSPAPVSTKKAKTKDVEGGEGEEKVKSEKKEKKKKKDKEEEKEEVATPKSEKKKKKSKETDEAASAEKSEKKKKKKSKEVDEAASAEKSEKKKKKDKKKKSKDSEDEE; via the coding sequence ATGACAGAAGTCGAAGAAGTTCCAGCCGACACCGGAGACTACATGATCAAGCCCCAAAGCTTCACCCCCGCCATCGACACATCCCAGTGGCCCCTCCTCCTCAAGAACTACGACCTCCTCAACGTCCGTACCGGTCACTACACTCCCATCTCCTCCGGCCACTCCCCTCTCAAGCGTCCCCTCATTGACTACATCCGCTACGGTGTCATCAACCTCGACAAGCCCTCGAACCCTTCTTCCCACGAGGTCGTCGCTTGGATAAAACGCATCCTCCGCGTTGAGAAGACAGGACACAGTGGAACCCTTGACCCTAAAGTCACGGGTAACCTCATCGTCTGCATCGACAGAGCCACGAGGCTTGTGAAGTCTCAGCAAGGCGCGGGGAAAGAGTACGTCTGCGTTGCTCGTCTCCACTCTGCTGTCCCCGATGTTGCGAAGGTGGCGAGGGCTCTTGAGTCTCTCACCGGAGCTGTGTTCCAGAGACCGCCTTTGATCTCTGCTGTGAAGAGACAGCTGAGGATTAGGACGATCTATCAGAGTAAGTTGCTTGAGTACGATGCGGATAGGCATTTGGTTGTGTTCTGGGTTTCTTGTGAGGCGGGTACTTACATTAGGACCATGTGTGTTCACTTGGGGTTGCTTCTTGGTGTCGGTGGGCATATGCAAGAGCTTAGGAGGGTTAGGTCTGGGATCTTGGGTGAGAATGATAACATGGTTACTATGCATGATGTCATGGACGCTCAGTGGATGTATGATAACTACAAGGATGAGAGTTATCTCAGGAGGGTTATTATGCCTCTTGAGGTGATCTTGACGAGCTACAAGAGGCTCGTTGTGAAGGACTCTGCGGTTAATGCGATCTGCTACGGTGCTAAGCTGATGATTCCCGGGCTGTTGAGGTTCGAGAATGATATTGATGTTGGTACTGAGGTTGTTTTGATGACGACTAAAGGTGAGGCGATTGCTGTTGGTATCGCTGAGATGACGACCTCTGTGATGGCGACGTGTGATCATGGCGTTGTGGCGAAGATCAAGAGGGTGGTGATGGATAGGGATACTTACCCGAGGAAGTGGGGTTTGGGGCCTAGAGCTtcgatgaagaagaagcttaTCGCTGATGGGAAGTTGGATAAGCATGGGAAGCCTAATGAGAAGACGCCTGTTGAGTGGAGCAGGAACGTTGTTTTGCCAACAGGTGGTGATGCTATGATCGCTGGTGCTGCTGCGGCTCCTGAGAAGGTTGTAGCTGTCGTGGAGAAGGTCGAGGCTGAGAATGGAGAAGTGAGCAAGCGTAAGCACAAGCGTGATGAGAGCAGTGACAGCCCCGCTCCTGTGTCAACCAAGAAGGCGAAGACCAAAGATGTTGAAGGAGGTGAGGGTGAAGAGAAGGTGAAGTctgagaagaaggagaagaagaagaagaaggacaaggaggaggagaaagaagagGTAGCGACACCAAAgtcagagaagaagaaaaagaagagcaAGGAGACTGATGAAGCTGCTTCAGCGGAGAAgagtgagaagaagaagaaaaagaagagcaAGGAGGTAGATGAAGCTGCTTCAGCGGAGAagagtgagaagaagaaaaagaaggacaagaagaagaaaagcaaaGACAGCGAAGATGAGGAATAA